The following coding sequences are from one Mycoplasma mycoides subsp. capri window:
- a CDS encoding TIGR04561 family membrane protein, whose translation MYIKNFKPIEVFGIAIPFWIIATILGTIAGLALIIFIISFLRYKFKTRKKKNSKKNQKNSNNIDKQPIEVEISIIDEEIDEILKKEKQNQNI comes from the coding sequence ATGTATATAAAAAATTTTAAACCAATTGAAGTTTTTGGAATAGCTATTCCTTTTTGAATCATTGCTACAATTCTTGGAACAATTGCTGGTTTAGCTTTAATAATTTTTATAATTTCTTTTTTACGTTATAAATTTAAAACAAGAAAAAAGAAAAACTCTAAAAAAAATCAAAAAAATTCAAATAATATTGATAAACAGCCAATTGAAGTTGAAATCAGTATAATTGATGAAGAAATTGATGAAATTCTTAAAAAAGAAAAACAAAATCAGAATATTTAA
- the nadE gene encoding NAD(+) synthase, whose amino-acid sequence MQTNLKQYLDYLVEFIQQTVKKAKCDGVVVGISGGIDSAVVANLAKLAFPDNYLTVWMPIYSSQLDYDCANELIKTNQLKNIEVNLEASFDAFKNSFSNLDEKPSLLAISNAKARLRMTTLYTIAQTKRYLVLGTDNLDEWHIGYFTKYGDGGVDVVPIIHLLKSEVKKAAQILNVPEIIINRKPTAGLWEGQTDEGEIGFSYDLIDSYLLKQNNDPKLKKRIDYLHKISKHKRSLAIKPKKIIR is encoded by the coding sequence ATGCAAACTAATTTAAAACAATATTTAGATTATTTGGTTGAATTTATTCAACAAACTGTAAAAAAAGCTAAATGTGATGGTGTTGTTGTTGGAATTAGTGGAGGAATTGATTCAGCAGTTGTTGCAAATCTAGCAAAACTAGCCTTTCCAGATAACTATTTAACTGTATGAATGCCAATTTATTCTTCACAACTAGATTATGATTGTGCTAATGAACTTATTAAAACTAATCAGTTAAAAAATATTGAAGTTAACTTAGAAGCTAGTTTTGATGCATTTAAAAATAGTTTTTCTAATTTAGATGAAAAACCAAGTTTATTAGCTATTTCAAATGCTAAAGCTAGATTGAGAATGACAACTTTATACACAATTGCTCAAACTAAAAGATATTTAGTTTTAGGAACTGATAATTTAGATGAATGACATATAGGTTATTTTACTAAGTATGGTGATGGCGGAGTTGATGTTGTTCCTATTATTCATTTATTAAAATCTGAAGTTAAAAAAGCTGCACAAATTTTAAATGTTCCAGAAATTATAATTAATAGAAAACCAACAGCAGGATTGTGAGAAGGACAAACTGATGAAGGTGAAATTGGGTTTAGTTATGATTTAATTGATAGCTATTTATTAAAGCAAAATAATGATCCTAAATTAAAAAAACGTATTGATTATTTACATAAAATTAGTAAACATAAAAGATCATTAGCAATAAAGCCAAAAAAAATTATCAGATAG
- the obgE gene encoding GTPase ObgE encodes MKFVDSADLIIKAGKGGDGAVSFLHALFVPNGGPNGGDGGDGGSVYFLGDEGKHSLLDLKLQKKYSAQDGFKGDIKNMHGAKGEDKIIKVPVGTILYDKKTNTILADINENNKLVLIAKGGKGGKGNARFANSRNKAPTIFEAGELGQEFEIRAELKVLADVGFVGLPNAGKSTLLRAISNSKPVVADYPFTTITPQLGVARTKNNDTFIVADLPGLIQGASLGKGLGHQFLKHIERCLVICHIIDASGNFGSEDIIKNYELIRDELKAYNLNLEKRPEVIVLNKMDLDEAQLNLLDEKIINYFKDKKVVQISGLKKENIDQLLFMIYEELKVAKKQPLWELDKNNDQDEIAIYKFEEQKEDIQVYNKGNNRWEIAGETIFKIYQKFPIWTEDNLLMFNEKLKETGVYETLVKKGIKKGDFVKVFDYELEWTD; translated from the coding sequence ATGAAATTTGTTGATTCTGCTGATTTAATTATTAAAGCAGGTAAAGGTGGAGATGGAGCTGTTAGTTTTTTACATGCTTTATTTGTTCCTAATGGTGGTCCTAATGGTGGAGATGGTGGTGATGGTGGATCTGTTTATTTTTTAGGAGATGAAGGTAAACACTCACTATTAGATCTAAAATTGCAAAAAAAATATAGTGCTCAAGATGGTTTTAAAGGTGATATTAAAAATATGCACGGTGCTAAAGGTGAAGATAAAATCATTAAAGTGCCTGTAGGAACTATTTTATATGATAAAAAAACTAATACTATATTAGCTGATATTAATGAAAATAATAAACTAGTTTTAATTGCTAAAGGTGGTAAGGGTGGAAAAGGAAATGCAAGATTTGCAAATTCAAGAAACAAAGCCCCAACTATTTTTGAAGCCGGAGAATTAGGTCAAGAATTTGAAATTAGAGCTGAATTAAAAGTATTAGCTGATGTTGGATTTGTTGGTTTACCAAATGCTGGAAAATCAACTTTATTAAGAGCAATTTCAAATTCTAAACCTGTTGTTGCTGATTATCCATTTACAACAATTACTCCACAACTTGGAGTTGCTAGAACTAAAAATAATGATACTTTTATAGTAGCTGATTTACCTGGATTAATTCAAGGAGCTAGTTTAGGAAAAGGTCTTGGTCATCAATTTTTAAAACATATTGAAAGATGTTTAGTAATTTGTCATATAATTGATGCTTCTGGAAATTTTGGTTCAGAAGATATTATAAAAAATTATGAATTAATTAGAGATGAACTAAAGGCTTATAATCTTAATTTAGAAAAAAGACCTGAAGTTATTGTCTTAAATAAAATGGATTTAGATGAAGCTCAACTAAATTTATTAGATGAAAAAATAATTAATTATTTTAAAGATAAAAAAGTTGTACAAATTTCAGGTTTAAAAAAAGAAAATATAGATCAATTATTATTTATGATTTATGAAGAATTAAAAGTTGCAAAAAAACAACCTTTATGAGAATTAGATAAAAATAATGATCAAGATGAAATAGCAATTTATAAATTTGAAGAACAAAAAGAAGATATTCAAGTTTATAACAAAGGTAATAATCGTTGAGAAATTGCTGGAGAAACCATTTTTAAAATTTATCAAAAATTCCCAATATGAACTGAAGATAACTTGTTAATGTTTAATGAAAAATTAAAAGAAACCGGTGTTTATGAAACATTAGTTAAAAAAGGTATTAAAAAAGGTGATTTTGTAAAAGTTTTTGATTATGAATTGGAGTGAACAGATTAA
- a CDS encoding ABC transporter ATP-binding protein, translated as MSKVKKVYTKIKKKWSFDNTGKFTFKKFGLFIRMNVEIAKQNPLLFFGVVFFTSLDAIFSAMLPLFSSKVINTLVENNTQWLFNWMELNSTGWLYVIGINLLIIIICEYFTNFTVSLYSAQIEVMQRLKILKALTDQDVDFYFDHVSGNILTRLVGDTQFLALGVQQFLTNLIYALSGSITAIIIMYSQNLVMIATLALIYLLVANLFCIGFFIDMRRKLILAFDVKRETDADMTDRINNISLIKASGTEEFEIKRLEQKNQNYEDGLTKFTYSSALLNTSLTFVIQLLIPIIFIIIAVQYLTNNQSSNNLGAEIALIFPLLSTLIGGIAILLPSLRSATAASNAANRISELTDPKPMIHSNLKGYKIDKIDSIVFDNISFSYPKKPERIVIPPTYLTFEKGKSYAFVGQTGSGKTTIAKLLLRFYAPTGGKILINNEYNLNRINLPAYLDHIGYVEQEPQILYGTFLDNIKYSKFDATDEQVIEACKKAELHDFIMSLPDQYNTVLGQRGFILSGGQKQRLVIARVFLKDPDVVILDEATSALDNVVEKEIQDKLDELIKGRMCITIAHRLTTIKNVDHIYVLGANGTGIVQSGTFDELKKQPGHFRNLYEAGLMQ; from the coding sequence ATGTCAAAAGTAAAAAAAGTTTATACAAAAATCAAAAAAAAGTGAAGCTTTGATAATACAGGTAAATTTACTTTTAAAAAATTTGGTCTTTTTATTAGAATGAATGTTGAAATAGCTAAGCAAAATCCTTTACTGTTTTTTGGTGTTGTATTTTTTACATCTCTAGATGCTATTTTTTCTGCAATGCTTCCTTTATTTTCATCAAAAGTAATAAATACATTAGTAGAAAATAATACACAATGATTATTTAATTGAATGGAATTAAATTCAACTGGTTGATTATATGTGATTGGTATTAATTTATTAATTATTATTATTTGTGAATATTTTACAAACTTTACAGTATCTTTATATTCTGCTCAAATTGAAGTAATGCAAAGACTTAAAATTTTAAAAGCTTTAACTGATCAAGATGTTGACTTTTATTTTGATCATGTTTCTGGAAACATTTTAACTAGATTAGTTGGAGATACTCAATTTTTAGCTTTAGGAGTACAACAGTTTTTAACTAATTTAATTTATGCTTTATCTGGTTCAATTACAGCAATCATAATTATGTATTCTCAAAATTTAGTTATGATAGCAACTTTAGCATTAATTTATTTATTAGTTGCAAATTTATTTTGTATTGGTTTTTTTATAGATATGAGAAGAAAGCTAATATTAGCATTTGATGTTAAAAGAGAAACTGATGCTGATATGACAGATAGAATTAATAACATTTCATTAATTAAAGCAAGTGGTACTGAAGAATTTGAAATCAAAAGATTAGAACAAAAAAATCAAAATTATGAAGATGGTTTAACTAAATTTACTTATTCATCAGCTTTATTAAATACTTCTTTAACTTTTGTTATTCAATTATTAATTCCAATTATTTTTATAATTATTGCAGTTCAATATTTAACTAATAATCAATCAAGTAATAATTTAGGTGCTGAAATTGCTTTAATTTTTCCATTATTATCAACTTTAATTGGTGGAATTGCTATTTTATTACCAAGTTTAAGATCAGCAACTGCTGCTTCTAATGCTGCTAATAGAATTAGTGAACTTACAGATCCAAAACCAATGATCCATTCTAATTTAAAAGGTTATAAGATTGATAAAATTGATAGTATTGTTTTTGATAATATTAGCTTTTCATATCCAAAAAAACCTGAAAGAATTGTTATTCCACCAACTTATTTAACTTTTGAAAAAGGCAAAAGTTATGCTTTTGTTGGTCAAACTGGTAGTGGTAAAACTACTATAGCAAAACTTTTATTAAGATTTTATGCTCCAACTGGTGGAAAAATTTTAATTAATAATGAATATAATTTAAATAGAATTAATTTACCAGCTTATTTAGATCACATTGGTTATGTTGAACAAGAACCACAAATTTTATATGGTACTTTTTTAGATAATATTAAATACTCTAAATTTGATGCAACAGATGAACAAGTAATTGAAGCATGCAAAAAAGCTGAACTACATGATTTTATTATGTCTTTACCAGATCAATATAATACTGTTTTAGGACAAAGAGGATTTATTTTATCTGGTGGTCAAAAACAAAGACTAGTTATTGCTAGAGTCTTTTTAAAAGATCCTGATGTTGTTATTTTAGATGAAGCAACAAGTGCATTAGATAATGTTGTTGAAAAAGAAATTCAAGATAAATTAGATGAATTGATTAAAGGTAGAATGTGTATTACAATTGCTCATAGACTAACAACAATTAAAAATGTTGATCATATTTATGTTTTAGGAGCTAATGGAACTGGAATAGTTCAATCTGGAACATTTGATGAATTAAAAAAACAACCTGGTCATTTTAGAAACTTATATGAAGCAGGATTGATGCAATAA
- a CDS encoding ABC transporter ATP-binding protein, whose protein sequence is MKVKNNFDHFYKPMTDEEIKADRKSFNRGRKSFINVIWKHMKINKKWAIGLLITAIFSAFFAALNPLLMQQLQFAVEFEKTHQIFSSSWGLSWKVILAIWIVILVITAVLTYIANLFGNELGKKIEISLRNELTRKLITTDIHYYSNKKTGEILTKVVSDTQIIGMQASVIPNIIFTAFFTMVFTLITLFITTSLYIGLFFISLFLMFGILFGLSFLPMRKLVFNLRKIITDINGDVTDRINTIKLIKANGTEEYEKTRFVQIHDIYYKKYKQISYFQAVMISILFFAINTVQILMTLIALWLYKNDITTLKTILGPMLICAGMLIGPIMQLLRAIIGMVQASTSAQRIDEITDATQLINNHSLDKKGIRIHKIEGNLVFKNVNFSYPDKPENVILPNFNLVLEKGKSYAFVGQTGAGKSTISKLLLRFYDPTSGEVLINDNINIKDVFLPSYLNHIGYVEQDPSVLLGTVFDNLRYVKPSATDEEIILACKKAELHDLVMTWPDQYNTILGERGFILSGGQKQRLVIARMFLKNPDILILDEATSALDNVVEKEIQAKLEELMQGRTSITIAHRLSTIRNVDQIIVLAPKKGIIQIGTFKELVKKPGEFKDLYEAGFSKYDA, encoded by the coding sequence ATGAAAGTTAAAAATAATTTCGATCATTTTTATAAACCAATGACTGATGAAGAAATAAAAGCAGATAGAAAATCTTTTAATCGCGGTAGAAAAAGTTTTATTAATGTTATTTGAAAACATATGAAAATTAATAAAAAATGAGCTATCGGATTATTGATTACTGCGATTTTTTCTGCTTTTTTTGCTGCGTTAAATCCTTTATTAATGCAACAATTACAATTTGCTGTTGAATTTGAAAAAACTCACCAAATTTTTTCTAGTTCTTGAGGACTTAGTTGAAAAGTAATTTTAGCAATATGAATTGTTATTTTAGTAATTACTGCAGTTTTAACTTATATTGCTAACTTATTTGGAAACGAATTAGGTAAAAAAATTGAAATTAGTTTAAGAAATGAATTAACAAGAAAGCTAATCACAACTGATATTCATTATTATTCAAATAAAAAAACAGGTGAAATTTTAACTAAAGTAGTTTCTGATACACAAATTATTGGTATGCAAGCTTCTGTTATACCGAATATTATTTTTACTGCTTTTTTTACAATGGTGTTTACTTTAATTACTTTATTTATTACAACTAGTTTATATATTGGTTTATTTTTTATTTCATTATTTTTAATGTTTGGTATTTTATTTGGATTATCTTTTTTACCAATGAGAAAACTTGTATTTAATTTAAGAAAAATAATTACTGATATTAATGGTGATGTTACTGATAGAATTAATACAATTAAATTAATTAAAGCTAATGGTACAGAAGAATATGAAAAAACTAGATTTGTTCAAATTCATGATATTTATTATAAAAAATATAAACAAATCAGTTATTTTCAGGCTGTAATGATTAGTATTTTATTTTTTGCTATTAATACAGTACAAATTTTAATGACACTAATTGCTTTGTGATTATATAAAAATGATATTACTACATTAAAAACTATTTTAGGACCTATGTTAATTTGTGCTGGAATGTTAATAGGTCCAATTATGCAATTATTAAGAGCAATTATTGGTATGGTACAAGCAAGTACTTCAGCTCAAAGAATTGATGAAATTACTGATGCAACTCAACTTATTAATAATCATTCATTAGATAAAAAAGGTATTAGAATACATAAAATTGAAGGAAACCTAGTATTTAAAAACGTTAATTTTTCTTATCCAGACAAACCTGAAAATGTTATTTTACCTAACTTTAATTTAGTTTTAGAAAAAGGTAAAAGTTATGCTTTTGTTGGACAAACTGGAGCTGGAAAGTCAACTATTTCAAAATTATTATTAAGATTTTATGATCCCACTTCTGGAGAAGTACTAATTAATGACAATATAAACATTAAAGATGTGTTTTTACCAAGTTATTTAAATCATATTGGATATGTTGAACAAGACCCATCAGTTTTATTAGGAACAGTTTTTGATAATTTAAGATATGTAAAACCAAGTGCTACTGATGAAGAAATTATTTTAGCTTGTAAAAAAGCTGAATTACATGATTTAGTTATGACTTGACCAGATCAATACAATACAATTTTAGGAGAACGCGGATTTATTTTATCTGGTGGTCAAAAACAAAGACTAGTAATTGCAAGAATGTTTTTAAAAAATCCTGATATTTTAATTTTAGATGAAGCAACAAGCGCATTAGATAATGTTGTTGAAAAAGAAATTCAGGCAAAATTAGAAGAATTAATGCAAGGAAGAACAAGTATTACAATTGCTCACAGACTTTCAACAATTAGAAATGTTGATCAAATTATTGTTTTAGCTCCAAAAAAAGGAATTATTCAAATTGGTACTTTTAAAGAATTAGTTAAAAAACCAGGTGAATTTAAGGATTTATATGAAGCTGGATTTTCTAAATATGATGCTTAA
- a CDS encoding single-stranded DNA-binding protein, which yields MNLVNIIGQLEGDATVAYTSKDGEKKLYKFIVKVPKPYKSKEVDSLDYINIKAWSNAVDDEFLLHDQAVVGIEGRIQSFTSNNDLANIRNEIFASRILYLN from the coding sequence ATGAATTTAGTAAACATTATTGGTCAATTAGAAGGAGATGCCACTGTTGCTTATACTTCAAAAGATGGTGAAAAAAAGCTTTATAAGTTTATTGTAAAAGTTCCAAAACCATATAAATCAAAAGAAGTAGACTCACTTGATTATATTAATATCAAAGCTTGATCAAATGCTGTTGATGATGAGTTTTTATTACACGATCAAGCAGTTGTTGGGATTGAAGGAAGAATTCAATCATTTACTTCAAATAATGATTTAGCAAATATTAGAAATGAAATTTTTGCAAGCAGAATTTTATATTTAAACTAA
- a CDS encoding YeeE/YedE family protein, with protein MKTKWIQPLIALFFIVLLSILTIFLKSTSLRLSLIIGFILGYVISRSSFDFSLGIKQVYLYKNTSLTKAFILLLALSMIIVFILKIIFDFYNINLISNISNTNDISILTLIGSFIIGFCIIITSNCASGILVDLAKGKLKGLIGVIFFIIGSVIGYISLKLFSKTNLFIKTSSKVFLANNIYYLTILICSLLILFIFYLIIKKYENKYLKQDFNLKINNNLNDQLINNSSKKLFSYKNYYRLFIKNWSFMISSVLISICATLILVINNKTWGVSKPFLTFFVYLCSILKINLSNVMFDEFIKITNNGLLNDSSTLINISLFIGCLVCFLLANKFKFELKINKKEFFCFIIGGFLLGFGASLANGCSVGAMYSKISTFDLSGWVFLIGMIIGIFIGIKIFIKKQNNIIQINRR; from the coding sequence ATGAAAACTAAATGAATTCAACCACTTATTGCTTTATTTTTTATAGTTTTATTAAGTATTTTAACTATATTTTTAAAATCAACTAGTTTAAGATTATCTTTAATTATTGGTTTTATATTAGGTTATGTAATTAGTAGATCTAGTTTTGATTTTTCATTAGGAATTAAACAAGTTTATTTATATAAAAACACTAGTTTAACAAAAGCTTTTATACTTTTACTAGCTTTAAGTATGATAATAGTTTTTATATTAAAAATAATTTTTGATTTTTATAATATTAATTTAATTTCAAATATTAGTAATACAAATGATATTAGTATATTAACTTTGATTGGTAGTTTTATTATTGGATTTTGTATAATAATTACAAGTAATTGTGCTTCAGGTATATTAGTTGATTTAGCTAAAGGAAAATTAAAAGGTTTAATTGGTGTGATCTTTTTTATAATAGGATCAGTAATTGGATATATTAGTTTAAAGTTATTTTCTAAAACTAATTTATTTATAAAAACTAGTAGTAAAGTTTTTTTAGCAAATAATATTTATTATTTAACAATACTTATTTGTAGTTTATTAATACTTTTTATTTTTTATTTAATAATTAAAAAATATGAAAATAAATATTTAAAACAAGATTTTAATTTAAAAATAAATAATAATTTAAATGATCAATTAATTAATAATTCATCAAAAAAATTATTTAGTTATAAGAATTATTATAGATTATTTATAAAAAATTGATCTTTTATGATTAGTAGTGTTTTAATAAGTATTTGTGCAACACTAATTTTAGTTATAAACAACAAAACTTGAGGAGTTTCAAAACCCTTTTTAACATTTTTTGTTTATTTATGTAGTATTTTAAAGATTAATTTATCAAATGTTATGTTTGATGAGTTTATAAAAATTACTAATAATGGGTTATTAAATGATAGTTCTACACTTATAAATATCAGTTTATTTATAGGTTGTTTAGTTTGTTTTTTATTAGCAAATAAATTTAAATTTGAACTAAAAATTAATAAAAAGGAATTTTTCTGTTTTATAATTGGTGGATTTTTATTAGGATTTGGAGCAAGTTTAGCAAATGGATGTAGTGTTGGAGCGATGTATTCAAAAATTAGTACATTTGATTTATCTGGATGAGTGTTTTTAATTGGTATGATTATTGGAATATTTATTGGAATTAAAATTTTTATTAAAAAACAAAATAATATAATTCAAATTAATAGGAGGTAG
- a CDS encoding FAD-dependent oxidoreductase: MSKKYVIIGAGLTGTLLALEIRKRDKKAQIYVYDKGWLSFLDRSNSDYFDYLVKEAKNTDNLMLYNPEHFKEKYNINIQLGIDIHQIKDKKQKVLLKRAQQNLQAFEESYDYLIICKELKSNFDLLSVALNSKKGLHNTYIVENEEKIKILSDFFTKNNIKDIVVVPGNLLGLKVVKELKSTNKNITLVQIGYQILNALDYDMVQMLNKDLIDNNVELILKDAVSEFYENKVKLLISDKEIKAQAIVYTDKSLAILDSLTGEENNLFTYYNNSQNNETKKLPIYNDKQIRVDKNYKTNLKNVYAIGNCIKLPDCMINTEKTELQVDTIKKQINNLLNHIFKKQIKPNKIITQTSYFKLFDFNVCYTGLSKSECKSLKINYKTAHVIPTNNSDDVLKQQPIHFQLIFENKTKKILGAQVISKVNVKSKVDVITKMINNNATLDNLKKYCKENKLENDVVGIVTKVALNVSDNKFNQIDHTWVRDLVESNQFILDVRSKEAYNKAHIINAINIPLDELKQRYNEIPNNRPVYIHCRTSRSSYKAIKLLEELGFNNLINIQGSFLQLSYFEYFNDKITNRKKILTDYNFE, from the coding sequence ATGAGCAAAAAATATGTAATAATTGGAGCTGGATTAACTGGTACACTTTTAGCTTTAGAAATTAGAAAGCGTGATAAAAAAGCTCAAATTTATGTTTATGATAAAGGTTGATTGAGCTTTTTAGATCGTTCAAACTCAGATTATTTTGATTATTTAGTTAAAGAAGCTAAAAATACAGATAACCTGATGTTATATAATCCAGAACATTTTAAAGAAAAATACAATATTAACATACAACTTGGAATAGACATTCATCAAATAAAAGATAAAAAGCAAAAGGTTCTATTAAAAAGAGCACAACAAAACCTTCAAGCGTTTGAAGAAAGTTATGATTATTTAATAATATGTAAAGAATTAAAATCTAATTTTGACTTACTATCTGTAGCGTTAAACTCAAAAAAAGGATTACATAATACTTATATAGTAGAAAATGAAGAAAAAATTAAAATACTAAGTGATTTTTTTACTAAAAATAATATAAAAGATATAGTAGTTGTACCAGGCAATTTATTAGGTTTAAAAGTTGTAAAAGAACTAAAATCAACAAATAAAAACATTACTTTAGTTCAAATAGGATATCAAATTTTAAATGCATTAGATTATGATATGGTTCAAATGTTAAATAAAGATTTGATTGATAATAATGTTGAACTAATTTTAAAAGATGCTGTATCTGAATTTTATGAAAACAAAGTAAAATTATTAATTAGTGATAAAGAAATTAAAGCACAAGCTATAGTTTATACAGATAAATCCTTAGCTATTCTTGATAGCTTAACTGGTGAAGAAAATAATTTATTCACATATTATAACAATAGTCAAAATAATGAAACAAAAAAACTTCCAATATATAATGATAAACAAATTAGAGTTGATAAAAACTATAAAACTAATTTAAAAAATGTTTATGCTATTGGAAATTGTATTAAACTACCTGATTGTATGATTAATACAGAAAAAACTGAATTACAAGTTGATACTATTAAAAAACAAATAAATAACTTATTAAATCATATTTTTAAAAAACAAATAAAACCAAATAAAATTATTACTCAAACTTCATATTTTAAACTTTTTGATTTTAATGTTTGTTATACAGGATTAAGCAAAAGTGAATGTAAGTCTTTAAAAATTAATTACAAAACAGCTCATGTAATTCCAACAAATAATAGTGATGATGTTTTAAAACAACAACCAATTCATTTTCAATTAATTTTTGAAAATAAGACTAAAAAGATTCTTGGTGCTCAAGTTATTAGTAAAGTTAATGTTAAATCTAAAGTAGATGTAATTACAAAAATGATTAATAATAATGCTACTTTAGATAATTTAAAAAAATATTGTAAAGAAAATAAATTAGAAAATGATGTTGTTGGAATTGTAACTAAAGTTGCTTTAAATGTTTCAGATAATAAATTTAATCAAATCGATCATACTTGAGTTAGAGATTTAGTAGAAAGTAATCAATTTATTTTAGATGTGAGATCTAAAGAAGCTTATAATAAAGCTCATATTATAAATGCTATAAACATTCCTTTAGATGAATTAAAACAAAGATATAATGAAATACCAAATAATAGACCAGTTTATATTCATTGTAGAACTAGTAGAAGTAGTTATAAAGCAATAAAACTATTAGAAGAACTAGGTTTTAATAATCTTATAAATATTCAAGGTTCATTTTTACAACTAAGTTATTTTGAGTATTTTAATGATAAAATAACAAACAGAAAAAAGATTTTAACAGATTATAATTTTGAATAA